From one Micromonospora siamensis genomic stretch:
- a CDS encoding putative immunity protein: MSGDVQLSPDDLRVVARYAAQCAQDALSIYEAAHPGDRRPRAAVEAARTFAQGARRTNLQRTTAWAAHRAAREAATEAAREAARAAGHAAGAAYLHPLANATQVGHILGAGAYAARAAELAAGGDRTVGERWIEQARRRATPALVAVLRRYPAAPAGGSRVAELMSALDGALRRT, from the coding sequence ATGAGCGGCGACGTCCAGCTGAGCCCGGACGACCTGCGGGTGGTCGCCCGCTATGCCGCGCAGTGCGCCCAGGACGCGCTGTCGATCTACGAAGCGGCCCATCCCGGAGACCGGCGACCCCGGGCCGCCGTCGAGGCCGCCCGGACCTTCGCCCAGGGCGCGAGGCGGACGAACCTTCAGCGTACGACCGCGTGGGCCGCCCACCGGGCCGCGCGGGAGGCGGCCACCGAAGCGGCCCGGGAGGCGGCCCGCGCCGCCGGTCACGCCGCCGGCGCGGCCTACCTGCACCCGCTGGCGAACGCCACCCAGGTCGGACACATCCTGGGCGCCGGGGCGTACGCGGCACGCGCGGCAGAGCTGGCTGCCGGCGGGGACCGGACGGTCGGCGAGCGGTGGATCGAGCAGGCTCGTCGACGGGCGACACCGGCCCTGGTGGCCGTGCTCAGGCGCTACCCCGCCGCTCCGGCCGGCGGGAGCCGGGTGGCCGAACTGATGAGCGCACTGGACGGCGCGCTGAGACGGACCTGA
- a CDS encoding RCC1 domain-containing protein, protein MSGPVVAAGRRHSLGLRADGAVVAAGAGTSGECRVEGWTRMVAVAAGNVHTARNTGRSHSVGLRADGTVSATGWNGDGQCDVGSWRGVTLVAAGWRRTLGLLGDGTVLAAGRLHEGACDVSGWREIVGLACGDWHSVGLRADGTAVAVGNDRRGQCAVHGWRDVAAVAAGYLHTVGLAGDGRVLAVGDRSTGACDVDAWRDVVAVAAGSYHTVGVTAAGRVVAVGSNDFGQCDVADWRRIVAVAAGSTHTLGVRADGTVVATGANESHQCDVAGWDTIGPPA, encoded by the coding sequence ATGAGTGGTCCTGTCGTCGCCGCCGGACGGCGGCACTCGTTGGGGCTGCGTGCCGACGGCGCCGTGGTCGCGGCCGGCGCGGGGACGTCCGGCGAGTGCCGGGTCGAGGGCTGGACCCGGATGGTCGCCGTGGCGGCGGGCAACGTGCACACAGCTCGGAACACCGGGCGGTCGCACAGCGTCGGGCTGCGGGCGGACGGCACGGTGTCGGCGACGGGCTGGAACGGCGACGGGCAGTGCGACGTCGGGTCGTGGCGCGGTGTCACGCTGGTCGCCGCGGGCTGGCGCCGTACCCTCGGGCTGCTCGGTGACGGGACCGTGCTGGCCGCGGGGCGGCTCCACGAGGGAGCATGCGACGTGAGCGGGTGGCGCGAGATCGTCGGGCTGGCGTGCGGCGACTGGCATTCGGTGGGCCTCCGGGCCGACGGGACCGCCGTCGCCGTGGGGAACGACCGCCGCGGGCAGTGCGCCGTCCACGGCTGGCGGGACGTCGCGGCCGTCGCCGCCGGCTACCTGCACACCGTCGGCCTCGCCGGCGACGGGCGGGTGCTGGCGGTCGGGGACCGGTCGACGGGCGCCTGCGACGTCGACGCCTGGCGGGACGTCGTGGCGGTGGCGGCCGGGAGCTACCACACCGTCGGGGTCACCGCGGCCGGGCGCGTCGTGGCCGTGGGCAGCAACGACTTCGGGCAGTGCGACGTGGCCGACTGGCGCCGGATCGTCGCGGTGGCGGCCGGATCCACCCACACCCTGGGGGTACGCGCGGACGGAACGGTCGTCGCCACCGGCGCCAACGAGAGCCACCAGTGCGATGTCGCCGGCTGGGACACGATCGGCCCGCCCGCCTAG
- a CDS encoding class I SAM-dependent methyltransferase produces the protein MTTDKWAQWLLSRRDGDSADLRARYAPELAAFRDGVLDGAGLAADDVVLDVGCGTGLVGFGALDRLGPDGRVIFSDVSPDVLDECRRTAGGDGRCSFVVASADDLTGIADASVDVVTTRSVLIYSDRKAAAFAEFFRVLRPGGRISLFEPINRFAELLRPGDLFGTGDSPADDLIAKVRDVYRSTTEEATRPMMDFDERDLVDWAVTAGFEAVDLDYRAQVDVPSHPIGDWEALKRAAPNPLVPTYGEAIDVALTDDERERLDTYLTALATAGTPTRRTMATAFLRARRPHGNR, from the coding sequence GTGACGACGGACAAGTGGGCGCAGTGGCTCCTGAGCCGCCGGGACGGCGACAGCGCGGACCTGCGGGCCCGCTACGCCCCGGAGTTGGCCGCGTTCCGGGACGGCGTCCTCGACGGAGCCGGCCTGGCGGCCGACGACGTGGTCCTCGACGTGGGCTGCGGGACGGGACTTGTCGGGTTCGGCGCGCTGGATCGACTCGGCCCGGACGGCCGTGTCATCTTCAGTGACGTCTCACCGGATGTGCTCGACGAGTGCCGGCGTACCGCCGGTGGCGACGGGCGGTGCAGCTTCGTGGTCGCCTCGGCCGACGACCTCACCGGAATCGCCGACGCCTCCGTCGACGTCGTGACCACCCGGTCGGTGCTCATCTACTCCGATCGCAAGGCCGCCGCCTTCGCGGAGTTCTTCCGGGTCCTGCGGCCGGGCGGACGGATCTCCCTGTTCGAGCCCATCAACCGCTTCGCGGAGCTGCTCCGGCCCGGTGATCTGTTCGGCACCGGCGACTCGCCTGCGGACGACCTGATCGCCAAGGTCCGCGACGTCTACCGGAGCACCACCGAGGAAGCCACCCGACCGATGATGGACTTCGACGAGCGTGACCTCGTCGACTGGGCGGTGACCGCCGGCTTCGAGGCGGTGGATCTGGACTACCGCGCCCAGGTCGACGTCCCCTCCCACCCGATCGGGGACTGGGAAGCACTCAAGCGCGCGGCGCCAAACCCCTTGGTCCCCACGTACGGCGAAGCGATCGATGTCGCGCTGACCGACGACGAACGCGAGCGTCTCGACACGTACCTGACCGCCCTGGCCACGGCCGGTACGCCAACACGACGCACGATGGCCACGGCGTTCCTTCGCGCGCGGCGTCCACACGGGAACCGCTGA
- a CDS encoding PhzF family phenazine biosynthesis protein encodes MSWPDVTVVDACVRRDGRGGSPTAVADDDPAATDADRRAVAAAAGTSHAAFLGPGRTPDGGWPVRFFTATAELSGCGHGTVAAQAVRLTRTALGELSDRQHTGGRTFDTVAIRRPAGIEVWFDQGLVALRDPAPDERAAIVAALGLTADDPHRTDAPRIAAPGAPRMLVPVHDRSALLRVRPDLGRLAAACRRYGLLGCFVYVPPVGDRPGAARMFAPAIGVDEDVANANSTGCLAAHLLDTTGAQTIAIEVEQGDTLGRPASVLASARRVPAGITTRVGGLAVVRDGPRGDN; translated from the coding sequence ATGTCCTGGCCGGATGTCACGGTGGTTGATGCGTGCGTGCGGCGCGACGGCCGGGGCGGCAGCCCCACGGCCGTCGCCGACGACGACCCGGCGGCGACGGACGCGGACCGGCGTGCGGTCGCCGCCGCGGCCGGCACCTCGCACGCGGCGTTCCTCGGCCCGGGGCGGACGCCGGACGGTGGCTGGCCGGTCCGGTTCTTCACCGCCACCGCCGAACTGTCCGGCTGCGGCCACGGCACCGTCGCCGCGCAGGCCGTCCGGCTGACCCGCACCGCGCTGGGCGAGCTGAGCGACCGCCAACACACCGGCGGGCGTACGTTCGACACCGTCGCGATCCGCCGCCCCGCCGGCATCGAGGTGTGGTTCGACCAGGGCCTCGTCGCGCTGCGTGACCCGGCACCGGACGAGCGCGCCGCGATCGTCGCCGCGCTCGGGCTCACCGCGGACGACCCGCATCGGACCGACGCGCCACGCATCGCCGCGCCCGGCGCGCCACGCATGCTGGTACCGGTCCACGACCGGTCGGCGTTGCTCCGGGTCCGCCCAGACCTCGGCAGGCTGGCCGCGGCGTGCCGGCGGTACGGGCTCCTCGGCTGTTTCGTGTACGTACCGCCGGTGGGCGACCGACCGGGTGCGGCGCGGATGTTCGCGCCGGCGATCGGTGTCGACGAGGACGTCGCCAACGCCAACAGCACCGGCTGCCTGGCCGCCCACCTGCTCGACACGACAGGGGCACAGACGATCGCGATCGAGGTGGAGCAGGGTGACACCCTCGGCCGGCCGGCCAGCGTGCTCGCTTCCGCACGACGCGTGCCGGCGGGCATCACGACCCGGGTCGGCGGGTTGGCGGTGGTCCGCGACGGACCCCGAGGCGACAACTAG
- a CDS encoding SDR family NAD(P)-dependent oxidoreductase produces MNLDGLRVAITGAARDTGRLLAEAFAEHGAQIFLSARDLAAAEHVADAISQRGPGRADVFHCDLAVPESVRAFAGAVAERTKHLDVLINNGAPYIEGDDLGDVSDDRIESVMAAGGTGTMLLTKNLLPLLRASSRPDIVNMISACGEVGHRRSGAHPAFYAAKHAHAGLAEILSHRLRPEGIRVISLFPPDFVQDGPRQANSDLTARSVIDCVLFAVGQPRDCFIREFHFEQVRQASTP; encoded by the coding sequence ATGAACCTTGACGGTCTGCGCGTCGCCATCACCGGTGCCGCACGTGACACCGGACGACTGCTGGCCGAAGCCTTCGCCGAGCACGGTGCGCAGATCTTCCTTTCGGCCCGCGACCTGGCTGCGGCCGAGCATGTTGCGGATGCGATCAGCCAGCGGGGGCCAGGCCGGGCTGACGTGTTTCACTGCGACCTCGCCGTACCGGAGTCGGTGCGCGCCTTCGCCGGTGCCGTGGCCGAACGGACGAAGCACCTCGACGTGCTGATCAACAATGGTGCCCCATACATCGAAGGCGACGACCTGGGAGACGTCTCGGACGACAGGATCGAAAGCGTGATGGCTGCGGGCGGGACCGGCACCATGTTGTTGACCAAAAATCTACTGCCGCTGCTACGGGCATCGTCGCGGCCCGACATCGTCAACATGATCTCCGCATGCGGCGAGGTGGGGCACCGCCGCTCGGGTGCACATCCCGCGTTCTACGCGGCCAAGCATGCCCACGCCGGACTCGCTGAGATCCTGTCGCACCGGCTCCGGCCAGAAGGGATCCGGGTGATCTCACTGTTTCCGCCGGACTTCGTTCAGGACGGGCCCCGTCAGGCAAACAGCGATCTCACCGCGCGATCGGTCATCGACTGCGTGCTTTTCGCGGTCGGCCAACCACGAGACTGTTTCATTCGCGAGTTCCACTTCGAGCAGGTGCGGCAGGCGTCCACACCCTGA
- a CDS encoding 2'-5' RNA ligase family protein — MTFEDQPELYRLADSYRSALAAAPAATLIPDQWLHLTMQGIGFTDETSDATLAAIIEEAGKQLAQLPAVAVEFREIVVADEAIVMPALPAKPVQRLRAATRTAIGHVVGEDQVPEDPSRFRPHVSVAYLTTDGPSEPYVQAVQSVAPEPATVSISHVDLIEMHRDRHMYEWQVIARMPLG; from the coding sequence GTGACCTTCGAGGACCAACCCGAGCTGTACCGCTTGGCCGACTCGTACCGGTCGGCGCTGGCCGCAGCTCCCGCCGCAACGCTGATCCCGGATCAGTGGCTACACCTCACCATGCAGGGCATCGGCTTCACCGACGAGACCAGCGACGCGACACTGGCCGCCATCATCGAGGAAGCGGGCAAGCAGCTCGCGCAACTGCCCGCGGTCGCTGTCGAGTTCCGGGAGATCGTGGTGGCTGACGAGGCCATCGTCATGCCCGCGCTGCCCGCCAAGCCTGTCCAACGGCTACGAGCCGCTACCCGGACCGCCATCGGACATGTCGTTGGTGAGGACCAGGTCCCCGAGGACCCGAGCCGATTCCGGCCCCACGTCAGCGTTGCCTACCTGACCACCGATGGCCCATCAGAGCCCTACGTTCAGGCGGTGCAGTCCGTGGCTCCTGAGCCCGCCACCGTCTCGATCAGCCACGTTGATCTGATCGAGATGCACCGAGACCGGCACATGTACGAATGGCAAGTCATCGCTCGGATGCCGCTCGGCTAG
- a CDS encoding GntR family transcriptional regulator, translated as MTDDLGAKAPKYLQIAAQLRREVREGKFKPDNRLPAETALAERFRVSPITLRNAIGVLRAEGLIESRHGVGTFVRESRRLHRRSRDRYGRARKDQRLLTSHLRHEIVFAGRIPVPAHIAEVMDIEPGTEIVVRRRNLYDRETGKPEEIGASYIPAEFAAGTYLEEPTVVPKGLFLCVEDLSGKRYTTARDQWVARLPTADEAAALALPMGAPVMHVIHTARAEDGSILEVSESVWPADRIMVIDDYQVEPSATEPEAPSEV; from the coding sequence ATGACCGACGACCTCGGTGCCAAGGCACCCAAGTACTTGCAGATCGCGGCCCAGCTACGCAGGGAAGTCCGCGAAGGCAAGTTCAAGCCGGACAACCGGCTTCCCGCTGAGACAGCTCTCGCAGAGCGCTTCCGAGTCAGCCCGATCACTCTCCGGAACGCCATCGGCGTACTTCGGGCCGAAGGGCTCATCGAGTCCCGCCACGGCGTCGGCACGTTCGTGCGTGAAAGCCGCCGGCTGCACCGCCGATCCCGCGACCGCTATGGGCGAGCGCGCAAGGATCAGCGGTTGCTTACCTCGCATCTCCGGCACGAGATCGTCTTTGCCGGCCGCATCCCGGTGCCCGCGCACATCGCCGAAGTCATGGACATCGAGCCAGGCACGGAGATCGTGGTGCGCCGCCGCAACCTCTACGACCGGGAGACGGGCAAGCCAGAGGAGATCGGGGCCAGCTACATCCCGGCCGAGTTCGCGGCCGGCACCTACCTAGAGGAACCCACGGTGGTCCCGAAGGGCCTGTTCCTCTGCGTGGAAGACCTGAGCGGCAAGCGCTACACGACGGCGCGAGACCAGTGGGTGGCCCGCCTTCCCACCGCCGACGAAGCGGCAGCTCTCGCACTGCCCATGGGTGCCCCGGTCATGCACGTGATCCATACGGCCCGAGCCGAAGACGGCAGCATCCTCGAAGTCTCAGAGTCGGTATGGCCAGCCGATCGGATCATGGTCATCGACGACTACCAGGTAGAGCCGAGCGCCACCGAGCCCGAAGCGCCCTCGGAAGTCTGA
- a CDS encoding FtsK/SpoIIIE domain-containing protein — protein MPLVNVIRGDRIEGAPINVRTPFVRIPMWLALSWWTAKALGRLVLVLVRFWYLTAPAVFFGWLYLRFGWLGPTAVVAAVVLVSTVWAFAHRASWLRFGWWPVLSRYRRMVYRRNWHAAMVTAKLAVSFDSHTVLPVLRRVRCSAGVDVVTVRMVTGQIPDDFAKVAERLAHTFGVRQVKAAPGSRPDVVLLHLFRGDPLAKLVRPVPVPAVPEFTALPVGRQEDGDGYELRLFGTQVLVVGATGAGKGSVIWSVVRSLANGVTSGLVQIWGLDPKGGMELGMGAPMFSRFACKDYAAMCELIEEAATEAKRRAAKLYGRTRQHTPTPDEPLIVLVIDELANLTAYLTDRQLKDRIKAALSILLSQGRAVGVHVLAAIQDPRKEVLPFRDLFPTRIGLRLAEAAQVDLVLGEGMRDRGALCDRIPQSLPGVGFVVIDGDPTPMRVRFSYLTDDEIRDMAHTYGRLRVIDGEILEGAA, from the coding sequence ATGCCGCTGGTCAACGTGATCCGGGGCGACCGGATCGAGGGCGCGCCGATCAACGTCCGTACCCCGTTCGTGCGGATCCCGATGTGGCTGGCCCTGTCGTGGTGGACCGCCAAGGCCCTCGGCCGCCTGGTCCTCGTGCTCGTCCGCTTCTGGTACCTGACCGCCCCGGCCGTCTTCTTCGGCTGGCTTTACCTCCGCTTCGGGTGGCTCGGCCCCACTGCCGTAGTGGCCGCCGTGGTGCTGGTGTCGACGGTGTGGGCGTTCGCGCATCGGGCGTCGTGGCTGCGGTTCGGGTGGTGGCCGGTCCTGTCCCGCTACCGGCGCATGGTCTATCGGCGGAACTGGCACGCCGCGATGGTGACCGCGAAGCTGGCCGTCTCGTTCGACTCGCACACCGTCTTGCCGGTGCTGCGGCGGGTCCGCTGCTCGGCGGGCGTGGACGTGGTGACGGTGCGGATGGTGACCGGGCAGATCCCCGACGACTTCGCCAAGGTGGCCGAGAGGTTGGCCCACACCTTCGGCGTCCGGCAGGTCAAAGCCGCCCCGGGTTCACGCCCGGACGTGGTGCTGCTGCACCTGTTCCGCGGTGACCCCCTGGCGAAGCTCGTCCGGCCCGTGCCGGTGCCGGCCGTGCCGGAGTTCACCGCCCTGCCGGTCGGTCGGCAGGAAGACGGCGACGGCTACGAGCTGCGGCTGTTCGGCACACAGGTCCTCGTCGTGGGCGCCACGGGAGCAGGGAAGGGCTCGGTCATCTGGTCGGTCGTCCGCTCCCTCGCCAACGGCGTCACCTCCGGCCTGGTGCAGATCTGGGGCCTCGATCCCAAGGGCGGCATGGAACTCGGGATGGGCGCGCCGATGTTCTCCCGCTTCGCCTGCAAGGACTACGCCGCGATGTGCGAGCTGATCGAGGAAGCCGCCACCGAGGCCAAGCGGCGAGCAGCCAAGCTCTACGGCCGCACCCGCCAGCACACGCCGACGCCGGATGAGCCGCTGATCGTCCTGGTGATCGATGAGCTGGCCAACCTGACCGCCTACCTCACCGATCGGCAGCTCAAAGACCGGATCAAGGCCGCGCTGTCGATCCTGCTCAGTCAGGGGCGGGCGGTTGGTGTTCACGTCCTGGCCGCGATCCAGGACCCGCGCAAGGAGGTGCTGCCGTTCCGCGACCTGTTCCCCACCCGCATCGGACTCCGGCTCGCTGAGGCGGCACAGGTCGACCTCGTGCTCGGGGAAGGGATGCGCGACCGGGGCGCGCTCTGCGACCGCATCCCGCAATCCCTGCCCGGGGTCGGCTTCGTGGTCATCGACGGTGACCCGACGCCGATGCGGGTCCGGTTCTCCTACCTGACCGATGACGAGATCCGCGACATGGCCCACACCTACGGCCGGCTCCGGGTCATCGACGGCGAGATCCTGGAAGGTGCCGCATGA
- a CDS encoding DUF2637 domain-containing protein, whose translation MKPHPTTTRADRIEGLVLVVILLLVAGFAGAASFTHVKDWTLDNSPAGTGEWFGWANAVISELVPVAALLTIRRRRRSGASIRYPMFLLVAAVALSLAAQLAVAKPGLSGWLLSAVPALAFMGLSKLVLATAPAPAPEADEPTSTTAPAAASPARPVTPPAPAVTPTPPTPASEPVALVPVEPARPAPVVPTPVAPLAPVPPAAFVRRNGVPLIGEVTR comes from the coding sequence ATGAAGCCCCACCCCACCACCACCCGCGCCGACCGCATCGAGGGCCTGGTCCTCGTCGTCATCCTTCTGCTCGTCGCCGGCTTCGCCGGGGCCGCGTCGTTCACCCACGTCAAGGACTGGACTCTCGACAACTCTCCGGCTGGCACGGGCGAGTGGTTCGGCTGGGCCAACGCCGTCATCAGTGAGCTCGTCCCGGTCGCCGCGCTGCTGACCATCCGCCGCCGACGCCGTTCCGGTGCCTCGATCCGGTACCCGATGTTCCTGCTCGTCGCTGCCGTCGCTCTGTCCCTGGCCGCGCAGCTCGCCGTGGCCAAGCCGGGCCTGTCCGGGTGGCTGCTGTCCGCCGTCCCGGCGCTGGCGTTCATGGGCCTGTCCAAGCTCGTCCTCGCCACCGCCCCGGCCCCCGCACCGGAGGCCGACGAACCCACCTCGACTACGGCACCCGCTGCGGCGTCGCCCGCCCGCCCGGTCACGCCGCCCGCTCCTGCCGTCACGCCAACTCCGCCCACCCCTGCCTCGGAACCGGTCGCCCTGGTCCCGGTCGAGCCCGCCCGTCCCGCCCCGGTCGTCCCGACTCCGGTCGCTCCGCTGGCTCCGGTGCCGCCGGCCGCGTTCGTCCGCCGCAATGGTGTGCCGCTGATCGGAGAGGTGACCCGATGA
- a CDS encoding GGDEF domain-containing protein produces MTDNLLSGVLFAACLALFAWDQYRLYAARYELAALQRTTLRDPLTGIANRAGLAQAWEQLAALRPWVLVVDLDGFKPVNDTHGHAAGDLVLTAVAQRLRSVHGVAARLGGDEFAALLLDPNPATAARQLAAAIAAPVRLPSGVSVSVTASIGLAPASPSGLAAALADADAAMYRAKTTRAGVVAFDPLRDDHTTPTADPRPALRVRDLTPTVGVGR; encoded by the coding sequence ATGACCGACAACCTGCTCTCCGGCGTCCTCTTCGCCGCCTGCCTCGCCCTGTTCGCCTGGGATCAGTACCGGCTCTACGCCGCCCGCTACGAGCTGGCCGCCCTGCAACGGACGACGCTGCGCGACCCGCTCACCGGCATCGCCAACCGCGCCGGCCTCGCCCAGGCGTGGGAGCAGCTCGCCGCGCTGCGGCCGTGGGTGCTGGTGGTCGACCTGGACGGCTTCAAGCCCGTCAACGACACCCACGGCCACGCCGCCGGAGACCTGGTCCTCACCGCCGTCGCGCAACGCCTGCGGTCGGTCCACGGTGTGGCCGCCCGGCTCGGCGGGGACGAGTTCGCCGCGCTCCTGCTCGACCCGAACCCGGCCACCGCCGCCCGCCAGCTGGCCGCCGCGATCGCCGCCCCGGTCCGGCTGCCGTCCGGGGTGTCGGTGTCGGTGACCGCCAGCATCGGCCTCGCCCCGGCCAGCCCGTCCGGCCTCGCCGCCGCCCTGGCCGACGCCGACGCCGCCATGTACCGGGCCAAGACCACCCGGGCCGGCGTCGTCGCCTTCGACCCGCTGCGCGACGACCACACCACCCCCACCGCCGACCCGCGCCCCGCCCTCCGCGTCCGCGACCTCACCCCGACTGTCGGGGTGGGCCGATGA
- a CDS encoding replication initiator — translation MTITPTLPGLAPAPVAEPRPGSRAARMLMPRSVDVVKDLAADYGVCTRPVSLRRTDLDSGQTEVIDMPCGATQEAKCPACATRARRLRQQQIREGWHRDDEPDPGPQPATDAQRGLIVARAHLEFARDEAARASQWDQVADLDDAISELEGQITIEGMRGRPAPPHGGEDQEDGDGKRRVRSTKRRQDAPDLPRLPVENRTVGRTFEGHGGQVFRPSMFLTLTLDSYGRVHSDGTPVDPDSYDYRRAAWDAVHFPRLLDRFWQNLRRAVGWNVQYAGAVEPQRRLAPHAHFAIRGTIPRALVRQVAAATYHQVWWPSVEQRVYEPGRAPQWDADAAGYTDPTTGRLLPSWDDALDLVDADPDAEPVHVVRFGVQVDAKGVLAGSKDADRCVGYITKYLTKQAADCHDVTTGRQRAHLERLWQELRHTPCSERCANWLLYGIQPKKARPGLRPGNCKNKVHKRETLGIGGRRVLISRQWSGKTLTDHRADRRDWVKALLGVTTDADTAPPGGEQRHAWELAKPTDSDVAPLGHRVLRAISERIQWRVQLDAARRNQAPPDVSATATAQEGAA, via the coding sequence ATGACCATCACCCCGACGCTGCCCGGCCTCGCCCCCGCCCCCGTGGCGGAGCCAAGGCCGGGCTCCCGGGCCGCCCGGATGCTCATGCCCCGCTCCGTCGACGTCGTCAAGGACCTAGCCGCCGACTACGGCGTCTGCACCCGCCCCGTCTCCCTGCGCCGCACCGACCTCGACAGCGGGCAGACCGAGGTCATCGACATGCCGTGCGGCGCCACGCAGGAAGCCAAGTGCCCCGCCTGCGCCACCCGCGCCCGCCGGCTGCGGCAGCAGCAGATCCGGGAGGGCTGGCACCGCGACGACGAACCCGACCCCGGACCGCAGCCGGCCACCGACGCGCAACGCGGCCTGATCGTCGCCCGCGCTCACCTGGAATTCGCCCGGGATGAGGCTGCTCGGGCTTCGCAGTGGGACCAGGTGGCCGACCTGGACGACGCGATCAGCGAGCTGGAAGGCCAGATCACCATCGAGGGCATGCGCGGGCGGCCCGCCCCACCGCACGGCGGCGAGGACCAGGAGGACGGCGACGGCAAGCGTCGCGTTCGCTCCACCAAGCGGCGGCAGGACGCCCCAGACCTGCCCCGGCTGCCGGTGGAGAACCGGACCGTGGGCCGCACGTTTGAGGGCCACGGCGGGCAGGTGTTCCGGCCGTCGATGTTCCTCACCCTCACTCTCGACTCCTACGGCCGCGTGCACTCCGACGGGACACCGGTCGACCCCGACAGCTACGACTACCGGCGAGCAGCGTGGGATGCGGTCCACTTCCCGCGGCTGCTCGATCGGTTCTGGCAGAACCTGCGCCGGGCGGTCGGCTGGAACGTCCAGTACGCCGGTGCCGTGGAACCGCAGCGCCGACTGGCTCCGCACGCGCACTTCGCCATCCGGGGCACCATCCCCCGCGCCCTGGTCCGCCAGGTGGCCGCCGCCACCTACCACCAGGTGTGGTGGCCCTCCGTCGAGCAGCGGGTCTACGAACCCGGGCGGGCGCCGCAATGGGACGCCGACGCCGCCGGCTACACCGACCCCACCACCGGGCGGCTGCTGCCGTCGTGGGATGACGCCCTGGACCTGGTCGACGCCGACCCCGATGCCGAACCGGTCCACGTCGTTCGCTTCGGTGTGCAGGTCGACGCCAAGGGTGTGCTCGCCGGCTCCAAGGACGCGGATCGGTGCGTTGGGTACATCACCAAGTACCTGACCAAGCAGGCCGCCGACTGCCACGACGTGACCACCGGCCGGCAACGGGCGCACCTGGAACGGCTCTGGCAGGAGCTGCGGCACACGCCGTGCTCGGAGCGGTGCGCCAACTGGCTGCTCTACGGCATTCAACCGAAGAAGGCTCGACCTGGGCTTCGGCCGGGCAACTGCAAGAACAAGGTCCACAAGCGGGAAACCCTTGGCATCGGTGGCCGGCGGGTACTGATCTCGCGGCAGTGGTCCGGCAAAACGCTGACTGACCACCGGGCCGACCGACGCGACTGGGTCAAGGCTCTCCTGGGCGTCACCACCGACGCCGACACCGCCCCGCCCGGCGGGGAGCAACGCCACGCCTGGGAACTCGCCAAGCCCACTGATTCGGACGTTGCTCCGCTCGGGCACCGGGTCCTGCGCGCCATCTCCGAGCGCATCCAATGGCGGGTCCAACTCGACGCGGCCAGACGCAACCAGGCACCACCCGATGTTTCGGCAACCGCCACGGCTCAGGAGGGAGCAGCATGA